GGGGGATTGCTTTCGAGATTTCAGGGAATAAGCGTAAGGGACCTATCTATATTTACAAACCAGTTTGGAACTATGCTCAACGCAGGACTTTCTATTTCAAGGGCACTTGCAGTTCTTGAAAAGCAAACTTCAAACCCAAAATTGGTTCAAATTATAAAGGAGTTGTCAGAAGAAGTCAAAAAAGGAAACCAGCTTTCAATGGCTTTAAAGAAGTTTCCACATGTTTTTTCACCTCTTTATATAAGTATGGTACAGGCAGGAGAGACATCTGGTAATTTAGGCGCAGCCCTTATTACAATGAGTAGTTTCTTACAGAGGGACTACGAAACAAGAAACAAAATAAGAGGTGCAATGACTTATCCTGTTGCAGTTTTGGGCTTTGCAATTCTTATTGTAGTTGGTCTTTTTATTTTCGTAATACCTACATTTGAAGGATTCTTAGCCGAATTAGGTGCACCACTTCCTGCTATTACTAAGATGATTTTTGCATTTGCGGATTTCCTTATTCACTATATCTGGGTTATTATTGCAATCGTTGTTGTTGCTGCAATTGCCTTTAGAAGATGGGTTAGGACTCCTCAAGGAAGAAGGACTGTTGATTCGCTAAAGTTGAAAATGCCTGTTATTTCCGAACTTACGCTAAAGTCATCTATGGCAAGGTTCTCTGATACGCTTGCAACGCTTTTTTCTGCAGGTATTCCAATTATTGACTGCTTGCAAACAGTCCGAGGCGTTATCGATAATGTGATTATTGCAGAGAAAA
The sequence above is drawn from the Caldisericum sp. genome and encodes:
- a CDS encoding type II secretion system F family protein is translated as MPQFEYKVITASGGSLVGRLEGNSVQDVADSLRSRGYRIVYIKELRGLSLGGKKTEGGLLSRFQGISVRDLSIFTNQFGTMLNAGLSISRALAVLEKQTSNPKLVQIIKELSEEVKKGNQLSMALKKFPHVFSPLYISMVQAGETSGNLGAALITMSSFLQRDYETRNKIRGAMTYPVAVLGFAILIVVGLFIFVIPTFEGFLAELGAPLPAITKMIFAFADFLIHYIWVIIAIVVVAAIAFRRWVRTPQGRRTVDSLKLKMPVISELTLKSSMARFSDTLATLFSAGIPIIDCLQTVRGVIDNVIIAEKIDGIIDAIKRGESLSAALEKSGMFTPMVYDMTAIGEESGSLDKMLKKVAEFYTEETNYIINNISALINPIMMVGVGGLIG